From the genome of Streptomyces sp. NBC_01304:
GCCGCGGCGCCCAGGGGGAGCCCGGGTCCTTCGAGAGGGAAATTCATGTCCGCACGTCCCAAGTGCAGTCGTGAGGCAGCAGTACTCGCCGGGGCGGCACTGCTCGCCCCGCTCGGCCTGTTGGCCGCAGGCGGGCAAGCCGCAGCAGCCGACAGCGGAGTCTGGGACCGCATCGCGAAGTGCGAGAGCGGCGGCAACTGGCACATCAACACCGGGAACGGCTACTACGGCGGCCTGCAGTTCAGCGCCTCCACCTGGCGCGCGTACGGCGGTGGCGCCTATGCGCCGACCGCCGACCGGGCCGGCAAGGGCCAGCAGATAGCCATCGCCACCAAGGTCCAGCGCGCGCAGGGCTGGGGCGCCTGGCCCACCTGCTCGGCCCGGGCCGGCGCGTACGGCAGCGCACCGTCCACCGGATCTTCCGGCGGCTCGGCCCCCGCCGCGCCCAAGGCCGGGACCAAGGCCAAGACCGAGCGCGACAAGAGCCACACCGACCGGGGCGTGTCCCGCGGTGACTACACGGTCAAGCGGGGAGACACCCTGAGCTCCATCGCCGCCGGGCACCACACCGCCTGGCGGAAGATCTACCACGCCAACAAGGCCGAGATCGGGGGCAACCCGAACATGATCCTGCCGGGGCAGCGCCTGGACCTCTGAGCGCGGCCCGTCCGTGACCACGGCCCGCTCGCCCCAGTGGGCCCACCTGCCCCACCCGGTCGTCCGACCGGGTGGGGCTCGCCCGTACCGGGCGCGGCAGGGCGCCCGGTACGGGCCGAGCTGATTAGCGTGACGCGATGTCCGTCATGACGCACACCCGCGCCTGGTTCGTGACCCTGCTGGCAGCCGGGCTCTCCCTGCTCGCCGCACAGAGCGGCGCGTACGCCGCCGCCCCACCACCCCCCGCACCGGCCCCCGTGTCCGCCGCGGCGGGTCCCGGATCGGCTTCGGTGGGTCCCGCGTCCGACTCCGCCGCCCCCGCCTACTACGAGGCCACCGTCGACTGCTCGGCCGGGCGCCGGCCGTGGAGCTGCCTCGCCGAGTGCGAGAGCAGCGGTCGCTGGCACATCGCCACCGGCAACGGCTACTACGGCGGGCTGCAGTTCTGGCAGCCCACGTGGGAGGAGC
Proteins encoded in this window:
- a CDS encoding transglycosylase family protein codes for the protein MSARPKCSREAAVLAGAALLAPLGLLAAGGQAAAADSGVWDRIAKCESGGNWHINTGNGYYGGLQFSASTWRAYGGGAYAPTADRAGKGQQIAIATKVQRAQGWGAWPTCSARAGAYGSAPSTGSSGGSAPAAPKAGTKAKTERDKSHTDRGVSRGDYTVKRGDTLSSIAAGHHTAWRKIYHANKAEIGGNPNMILPGQRLDL